In Yersinia enterocolitica subsp. enterocolitica, one DNA window encodes the following:
- a CDS encoding glycosyl hydrolase family 28 protein has product MQAQLQRPRTTGMLVIMASLMVGTPMAMAAKSSSLDAPQQLQVPTLAYDESSIVLVWKAPEDTRKIVDYQIFSAGKLLGKASDNNDKFSPAKPYIDHFYANDKDNFQHKIVMQNFTVIGLKPETSYQFTVKAQYADGSLSVASKPITAKTSAKPQIVNVRDFGAIDDGKTLNTKAIQQAIDSCKPGCRVEIPAGTYKSGALWLKSDMTLNLQAGAILLGSENPDDYPAGYRLYPYSTIERPASLINAIDPNNSKPGTFRNIRITGSGVIDGNGWLRAKTAEITDELGRSLPQYVASKNSKVHEDGILAKNQVEKAVSDGMDLKNAYGQRRSSLMTLRGVENVYLAGFTVRNPAFHGIMNLENHNVVANGLIHQTYDANNGDGIEFGNSQNVMVFNNFFDTGDDCINFAAGTGEKAQEQEPMKGAWLFNNYFRMGHGAIVTGSHTGAWIEDILAENNVMYLTDIGLRAKSTSTIGGGARNVTFRNNAMRDLAKQVMVMTLDYADSNANIDYPPAKIPAQFYDFTLKNVTVDNSTGKNPSIEIKGDTANKAWHRLVHVNNVQLNNVTPTAISDLRDSEFNKVTFTELRGDTPWHFSEVKNVKVDGKPVAP; this is encoded by the coding sequence ATGCAAGCACAGCTTCAACGCCCACGAACTACAGGCATGCTGGTGATCATGGCCAGTCTGATGGTGGGTACTCCGATGGCAATGGCAGCAAAATCAAGTAGTCTCGATGCTCCTCAGCAGCTACAAGTTCCCACTCTCGCCTATGATGAGAGCAGTATTGTTCTGGTATGGAAAGCGCCGGAAGATACCCGAAAAATAGTTGATTATCAGATTTTCTCAGCGGGGAAATTGTTAGGTAAGGCCAGCGATAATAATGATAAATTCTCACCGGCCAAGCCTTATATCGATCATTTCTATGCCAATGATAAAGATAATTTCCAACATAAAATTGTGATGCAAAACTTTACGGTGATAGGCCTAAAACCCGAAACCAGCTATCAATTTACGGTGAAAGCACAATACGCCGATGGTTCTTTATCTGTAGCCAGCAAGCCCATTACAGCCAAAACCAGCGCCAAGCCGCAGATTGTGAATGTGCGTGACTTTGGTGCCATCGATGACGGAAAAACATTGAATACCAAAGCCATACAGCAAGCAATTGATAGCTGTAAGCCCGGCTGCCGTGTCGAAATCCCTGCGGGCACTTACAAAAGCGGTGCGCTTTGGCTGAAAAGTGACATGACCCTTAACCTACAGGCCGGTGCCATATTATTGGGTTCAGAAAATCCAGATGATTACCCTGCGGGCTACCGTTTGTATCCTTATTCCACCATTGAGCGCCCAGCATCGCTGATCAATGCCATCGATCCTAATAACAGCAAGCCGGGCACATTCCGCAATATTCGTATTACCGGCTCCGGAGTAATTGATGGCAATGGTTGGCTGCGCGCAAAAACTGCTGAAATTACTGATGAATTAGGCCGATCACTGCCGCAATATGTTGCGAGCAAGAATAGCAAAGTGCATGAAGACGGCATTCTGGCTAAAAATCAGGTTGAAAAGGCTGTTTCCGATGGTATGGATTTGAAAAATGCCTATGGCCAGCGCCGCTCCAGCCTTATGACATTACGCGGGGTAGAAAATGTGTATCTGGCGGGCTTTACGGTACGTAACCCTGCCTTCCACGGCATTATGAATCTGGAAAACCACAATGTGGTTGCCAACGGATTGATTCACCAAACATATGATGCGAATAACGGCGATGGTATCGAGTTCGGTAACAGCCAGAATGTCATGGTGTTTAATAACTTCTTTGATACCGGCGATGACTGCATCAACTTTGCGGCAGGTACAGGAGAAAAGGCCCAGGAACAAGAGCCCATGAAAGGTGCATGGTTATTTAATAACTATTTCCGAATGGGGCACGGCGCGATAGTCACTGGTAGCCACACAGGGGCGTGGATTGAAGATATCCTGGCCGAAAATAATGTGATGTACCTGACTGATATCGGTCTGCGAGCTAAGAGCACCAGCACCATCGGTGGTGGCGCGCGTAATGTCACTTTCCGCAATAATGCAATGCGTGATCTGGCGAAGCAAGTGATGGTGATGACATTGGATTATGCTGATAGCAATGCCAACATTGATTACCCTCCAGCCAAGATCCCTGCCCAATTCTATGATTTCACATTAAAAAATGTGACGGTAGATAATTCCACTGGCAAAAATCCGTCTATTGAAATCAAAGGGGATACAGCGAACAAGGCCTGGCACCGTCTGGTTCACGTGAACAATGTGCAACTTAATAATGTCACGCCGACAGCAATCAGTGACCTACGTGACAGTGAATTTAATAAAGTCACTTTCACTGAATTGCGGGGCGATACGCCATGGCACTTCAGCGAGGTGAAAAATGTCAAGGTTGATGGTAAACCTGTCGCGCCTTAA